DNA sequence from the Nesterenkonia lutea genome:
CGCGTGCTTCAGCTGGGTGCGCGCGTCCACGGTGAAGACCACCGCCGCCATCCGATGCGCCCGGTACACCTCAGCGATGCGATCGATCGAGGGGGTGCGCTCCGCGGTTTTGAAGTACTTCGCGGAGGCCTCGAAGAACACCTCGGGCAGGGCTCGGTGTCCGCTGGAGTCCATCTCCAGATGGACATGGGTGTCCACGGCTTCGATGGCCTGCACGTCGATGGCGGATCGGTATCGCATCGGTGGCTCCTCTCCTTGTCTCGACTGGGTCTCGGGCTGGGCTGGCTAGGGTCAGAGAGCTGGCTAGCTGGTCGGCTGCAGCTCGGCGGGAAGCTCCGGCATGGATTCGCCCACCGACTGCAGGTTCGTGTCGAGGATCTCGCGCCCCTTGTCCATCAGCGTCGCGTAGTCCCACCCGCCGTCGTGGTACTCCGAGACCACGGGTTCGGGGTGGCTCCAGATCTGCAGGCGGTCTCCGCCTGCGCCGATGACCTGGCCGGTGACGCCCTCGACCGCGTCGGAGGCCAGGAAGGCGACGACGCCGGCCGCATCCTGTGCCGTGCCGAAGCCGAGCTCCTTGCGGAAGAAGTCCGGCATGGGCTCACCCTGCTCCTCGGCCTGAACCGCCTTCTGGAAGTAGGGCACGGTCTTGGTCATCGCGGTCGCAGCCACCGGGATGACCGCGTTGACGCTCACGCCCGCACGTTTCATCTCCAGCGCCCAGGTGCGCACCATGCCGACGATCCCGGCCTTGGCGGCGGCGTAGTTGGTCTGTCCGAAGTTGCCGCGCTGGCCGGTGGGGGAGCCGATGCAGACGATCCGGCCTGCTACGCCCTCGGCCTTGAAGTGGCCGAACGCCGCACGCACGCAGGTGAAGGTGCCCTTGAGGTGGACGTTGATGACGGCGTCGAAGTCCTCGTCGGACATCTTCAGCAGCGACTTGTCGCGCAGGATGCCGGCGTTGGTGACCAGGATGTCGAGGCGTCCGAAGGTGTTCACCGCCGCCTCCACGAGCTTCTCGGCGGTCTCGGTGGACCCCACGGGTGCCACCACGGACACGGCCTTGCCGCCGTCGGCCTCGATCGACGCCACTGCTGCATCAGCGGTGGCCTGATCCACGTCGTTGATGACCACGCTGGCCCCCTGGGCGGCGAGCTCCCGGGCGTACGCCAGGCCCAGTCCTGCTCCGGAACCGGTCACGATGGCTACCTTGTCCTGCAACGACATAGTCTCTCCTCTGGTACGGCCACCTGTGTGGCCATGCGGCCTATGCTTACTGTGATACATCTCACTTGATAATATTGAGAAAGTCAATGATTTGTCTTCTCATCCGCCTAACCCCTCTCCTGAGGGCCTCTGCTAGGAGTCTCCATGCCCCCCTCGACCCCTGCTGCCTCCACCGCATCCGGTGCGGCGCCGCTCTCGGTGCAGCCGGACCGTGCCGGTGACGCCGAGGGCCGCTTTCAGGCGACACCGCTGGCCCGAGAGGTTGCCTTCCTCACCGCCCGCGCCCGCGTCCGGGGCAACGCCCTGGCCAACGAGCTGCTCAGCGACCTGGACCTCAAGGTGCGCCCCTTTGCGGTGCTCGCCATGGCCTGCTCGGGGACCAACCCCTCACAGCGAGAGCTCGGCGACTTTCTGGACCTGGACCCGAGTCAGGTGGTGACCCTGGTCGACCGGCTCGAGGAGCG
Encoded proteins:
- a CDS encoding SDR family NAD(P)-dependent oxidoreductase, with the protein product MSLQDKVAIVTGSGAGLGLAYARELAAQGASVVINDVDQATADAAVASIEADGGKAVSVVAPVGSTETAEKLVEAAVNTFGRLDILVTNAGILRDKSLLKMSDEDFDAVINVHLKGTFTCVRAAFGHFKAEGVAGRIVCIGSPTGQRGNFGQTNYAAAKAGIVGMVRTWALEMKRAGVSVNAVIPVAATAMTKTVPYFQKAVQAEEQGEPMPDFFRKELGFGTAQDAAGVVAFLASDAVEGVTGQVIGAGGDRLQIWSHPEPVVSEYHDGGWDYATLMDKGREILDTNLQSVGESMPELPAELQPTS
- a CDS encoding MarR family winged helix-turn-helix transcriptional regulator codes for the protein MPPSTPAASTASGAAPLSVQPDRAGDAEGRFQATPLAREVAFLTARARVRGNALANELLSDLDLKVRPFAVLAMACSGTNPSQRELGDFLDLDPSQVVTLVDRLEERGAIRREPDPRDRRSKILVATESGQQLHAQAAERTRKAEEQTLQALTSAERDQLRELLARVVY